The proteins below are encoded in one region of Vespula pensylvanica isolate Volc-1 chromosome 4, ASM1446617v1, whole genome shotgun sequence:
- the LOC122628615 gene encoding serine protease nudel: MDESDKQQDLPTKLQNIPIDRQYCCESLVTTVIKDNSNRCIYIPFICLNTLERSKKMFTTVLLFMILIICVFVSIIYIVSLDTADSAYQKIHIEHDYIVDKTETPIKFIQKRINENQTSDIDFKHFNKDTLEMIYSFFPDDQIKKRFKRETKISFENCQETASNCESVNRFLEILTNTKHSLSNFFENIGFDLNDLENKNSKFLEIIRCLECKNMTAESYEFDPMSNENNDMSLQDEDENIQIVINLLDGKHDTIDLDSMSIDEKGEADDIATMNLTPDPVTKTSIGQAKRDHTRQMVDNILRTIAKESTDTINERSIDYGSKLSSSSSQIILPTAEVMQQASQVDLKPTYTWMPYPTCFYGVPQSPQSNDLNSPIFPTSYPSGPYPQIPQQTIPSSGNLQSSNPSQPNFLQIQAQNVQLLPPSPENVVPWLSMPNQKISPAGSGRLLQYYCTYLPAPSFHSSNIPSVPDFRHVGKKIENYESLRCPVNAFLCVQNNQCISKLKLCDGQVDCFDGSDEKNCSCKDRIAKNRLCDGYVDCPNAEDEMECYDCPKDSFSCFNSKYGNIDHRCVPFSKRCDGSPQCLNGKDEEDCSLLLPTHAKSTDINVVGYTEGYLHKNYEGKWYPVCSKETSLAEEACRSELRLKKIDKPKIEIRTIPWSGFKGSFLTITNNKVEIIDTCTSIVYVKCPPYPCGATHQSQEYNSYLSEQDKIRNNFKIDQAKLSRNSTESNGEIVTKLNEEFDTILGIVGGRASEPEAWPFLIAMYRDGNFHCGGVILNEYWIITAAHCLLQANHYYEIQAGVLRRLSFSPMTQNRIAKSIVIHPNYDPYMMRNDIGMVMLDAPLHFNRWVRPACFPNKNILGSIWEQVPSVDTMCVVMGWGAWMERGPDTDQLREVAVPILSQCTDVEYDNITEICAGYPEGGRDACQGDSGGPLLCMNPSVDLSYYVAGIVSHGEGCGRPGKPGIYTKVSYFVDWINQISGGRSTIRRKGYPLRKCPGFNCHDGKCLPNNQRCDRTIHCLYGEDEENCNDFTDFQLFKESENKSHNEYIMYNDTYYNVVTDISNMNETTIDSSDTEAPCTTENILWSSSETSAYTDISETSSSTIKNTELTSISAITENPVSFVFTCQLLLQSIHISKRCDKIIDCEDGTDELNCTCKETLSQYRPEAICDGYVDCEDKTDENDCKICSDDQFLCTRSKTCIPLSKKCDAKYDCPLKEDELDCFILSNGEYVNMDNDGRPILNIEGVLTRNQNKKWYPTCHHPITVRNQSSSIFIANNMCEYFGFQNINKVEEVPVLNMNLELKYINGTNTTYYQSMPTYVAPSEVLSTCLGLYIHCRPVPSSSANVHLLVDPKTGSRTYIWPWLAAIFVDGLYRCSAILLEPNWLLSSSTCTKNIRLSENYTTVLLGYSPSFLYADGPHQQVSIVDEIKILNDTGASLIHLKTSINMTRHVQALFLEKKIYPPNTKDNCMAVGTDNELTIHSVFLRPVVKNCRKCHRCFVNAVSNLCTTNNTSNDWNGVIFCHGGKGWYPSAVFHEKNAPCSFQRVQVLTSIDYLNAYLTQAMEDKIQPYKEPTCDGVRCKIGQCIPYDRVCDGVPDCRDGFDENIKNCLKLKELRQKNIKPIKCSQSQLRCENGECVSKSVFCDGKFDCTDKSDEMANCNCANYLRLTAPGRLCNGKRNCLDKSDESPMMCLCKDDNFRCAGINGTEICIPQEFVCDEENDCPGGEDEAECKKIQEFHKDTTNIGELIQRSFGIWHSVCFPNPINTNDDASEICKSLGYVSGKLSNKQNDTGAMVPVFDDFYIVRVNYKTWLTMRDDKPMVKLTKPWIPCYRAFIVCNSK, translated from the exons atggATGAAAGTGATAAACAGCAAGATTTGCctacaaaattacaaaatattccaATCGATCGGCAATATTGTTGCGAGAGTCTAGTAACAACTGTAATAAAAG ATAATTCCAATCGATGTATTTACATTCCTTTCATATGTTTGAATACATTAGAACGTTCGAAAAAGATGTTTACAACTGTACTTCTTTTCATGATTCTGATAATATGTGTCTTCGTCTCAATAATTTACATCGTGTCTTTAGATacag cAGATTCTGCGTATCAAAAGATTCATATCGAGCATGAttatatcgtcgataaaacGGAAACGccgattaaatttattcaaaaaagaattaatgaaaatcaaACTTCTGATATCGATTTCAAACATTTTAACAAAGATACACTGGAAAtgatatattccttttttcctgaCGATCAGATTAAAAAGCGTTTTAAAcgcgaaacaaaaatatcgtttgaaaattgtCAAGAAACAGCGAGTAACTGCGAATCGGTAAACAGATTTCTTGAAATACTTACAAACACTAAACATTCTTTGtcgaatttcttcgaaaatataGGCTTCGATCTAAATGatctagaaaataaaaattcaaagtttCTGGAAATAATAAGATGTTTAGAGTGTAAAAATATGACAGCTGAAAGTTACGAGTTTGATCCAATGAGCaacgaaaataatgatatgtCTTTACAAGACGAAGATGAGAATAttcaaattgttattaatttgttaGATGGTAAGCACGATACGATTGATTTAGATTCAATGAGTATagatgaaaaaggagaagccGACGATATTGCAACTATGAATTTAACGCCAGATCCTGTAACAAAGACGTCGATTGGTCAAGCTAAAAGAGATCATACACGTCAAATGGTCGATAACATTCTAAGAACAATTGCTAAAGAATCAACGGATACAATTAACGAGAGATCGATTGATTATGGATCTAAACTATCATCGTCAAGTTCTCAAATAATTTTACCCACTGCTGAAGTTATGCAACAAGCGAGTCAAGTTGATTTAAAGCCAACATATACTTGGATGCCATATCCTACATGTTTTTATGGCGTACCTCAATCTCCCCAGTCTAATGATCTAAATTCACCTATCTTTCCAACATCCTATCCATCTGGTCCTTATCCTCAAATTCCTCAACAGACTATACCATCTTCTGGAAATTTACAATCATCAAATCCGTCTCAACCAAATTTCTTACAAATTCAAGCTCAAAATGTACAATtacttcctccttctcctgaGAACGTTGTTCCTTGGCTATCTATGCCAAATCAAAAAATTTCCCCGGCTGGATCTGGtagattattacaatattattgtaCGTATTTGCCAGCACCGTCGTTTCATTCCTCAAATATTCCAAGCGTACCAGATTTTAGACAtgtaggaaagaaaatag AAAATTATGAATCTTTACGTTGTCCAGTAAATGCATTTTTATGTGTTCAAAACAATCAATGTAtctcgaaattaaaattatgcgATGGACAAGTTGATTGTTTCGACGGTAGCGATGAAAAGAATTGCAGCTGTAAAGACAGAATAGCAAAAAATCGATTATGCGATGGATATGTCGATTGTCCTAATGCTGAAGACGAAATGGAATGTTAtg aTTGTCCAAAAGATTCATTTAGTTGTTTTAATTCCAAATACGGAAACATAGATCATAGATGTGTACCTTTTTCTAAACGTTGTGACGGATCTCCACAGTGTCTAAATggaaaagacgaagaggatTGTAGTTTACTATTACCAACACATGCCAAAAGTACAGAT aTTAACGTGGTTGGATATACTGAGGGTTATCTACACAAAAATTACGAAGGCAAATGGTATCCAGTTTGTTCGAAAGAAACGTCTTTGGCTGAAGAAGCTTGTAGGAGTGAattaagattgaaaaaaat TGATAAACCGAAAATTGAAATCCGTACAATACCTTGGAGCGGTTTTAAGGGGTCCTTTTTGACAATAACAAATAACAAGGTTGAAATAATCGATACTTGCACGAGCATAGTGTATGTTAAATGTCCACCTTACCCTTGTGGTGCAACACATCAATCTCAAGAGTATAATTCTTATCTTTCTGAacaagataaaataagaaataattttaagatcGACCAGGCTAAATTATCAAGAAATTCGACAGAATCGAATGGAGAAATAGTTACAAAACTTAACGAAGAATTTGATACGATCCTAGGAATAGTTGGAGGTCGTGCTAGTGAACCAGAAGCTTGGCCCTTTTTGATTGCTATGTACAGGGATGGCAATTTCCATTGTGGTGgtgttattttaaatgaatattggATAATCACTGCTGCTCATTGTCTCCTTCA AGCTAATCACTACTATGAAATACAAGCTGGCGTATTACGACGTTTATCGTTCTCGCCTATGACACAAAATAGAATCGCAAAAAGTATTGTAATACATCCTAACTATGATCCTTATATGATGAGAAATGATATTGGGATGGTAATGTTAGATGCCCCACTCCATTTTAATCGATGGGTTCGTCCTGCATgttttccaaataaaaatatactggGTTCGATTTGGGAACAAGTGCCATCTGTTGATACAATGTGTGTGGTTATGGGTTGGGGTGCTTGGATGGAACGAGGTCCTGACA ctGACCAATTGAGAGAAGTTGCAGTACCTATTTTGTCACAATGTACTGATGTTGAATATGACAATATAACTGAGATTTGTGCTGGATATCCGGAAGGTGGTCGAGATGCTTGTCAAGGAGATAGTGGTGGTCCTTTATTATGCat gaaTCCATCCGTGGACTTGTCTTATTACGTAGCTGGTATAGTTAGTCATGGTGAAGGTTGTGGTCGTCCAGGAAAACCTGGTATTTATACAAAAGTTAGCTATTTCGTCGATTGGATCAACCAAATTTCTg GAGGACGATCGACAATTCGTAGGAAAGGTTATCCTCTAAGAAAATGTCCTGGTTTTAATTGTCACGATGGAAAGTGCTTGCCAAATAACCAACGCTGCGATCGAACGATACATTGTTTATATggcgaagatgaagaaaattgtAACGATTTTACtgattttcaattattcaaaGAATCCGAAAACAAATCtcataatgaatatattatgtataatgatACATATTACAATGTTGTTACTGATATATCCAATATGAATGAAACCACGATTGACAGTTCAGATACag aAGCTCCTTGCACtacggaaaatattttatggtCATCGTCGGAAACAAGTGCATATACTGATATTTCTGAAACTTCCTCGTCAACTATAAAGAACACAGAACTAACTTCTATTTCAGCAATCACAGAAAATCctgtttctttcgtatttacaTGCCAGCT aTTACTTCAAAGCATACATATAAGTAAACGATGTGACAAAATAATCGATTGCGAGGATGGAACAGATGAACTTAATTGTACATGCAAAGAAACTTTATCTCAATACCGACCAGAAGCAATATGTGATGGATACGTAGATTGTGAAGATAAAACCGACGAAAATGATTGCA AGATATGTTCGGACGATCAGTTTCTCTGTACTAGAAGTAAAACGTGTATACCCTTGTCAAAAAAATGCGATGCGAAATACGATTGTCCTTTAAAGGAGGACGAATTAGATTGTT TCATCTTAAGTAATGGCGAGTACGTGAATATGGACAATGATGGACGTccaattttaaatatcgagGGTGTCCTCACcagaaatcaaaataaaaaatggtatCCAACTTGTCATCATCCTATAACAGTCCGTAATCAATCATCATCTATATTTATCGCTAATAATATGTGCGAATATTTTGGATTCCA aaaCATTAATAAGGTTGAAGAGGTACCAGTATTGAACATGAATCtagaattgaaatatataaacggAACCAACACGACTTATTACCAGTCTATGCCGACGTACGTCGCTCCTAGCGAGGTACTATCTACGTGTCTAGGTCTTTATATTCATTGTAGACCGGTTCCAAGCAGCAGTGCAAATGTACACTTGCTTGTCGATCCGAAAACCGGAAGTCGTACTTATATCTGGCCGTGGTTAGCTGCAATCTTCGTCGATGGTCTTTATCGTTGTTCAGCAATTCTTTTAGAACCAAATTGGCTATTATCTAGTTCAACATGTACCAAAAATATCAg ATTATCAGAAAACTACACAACCGTATTGTTGGGTTATTCTCCGTCGTTCCTTTACGCGGATGGGCCTCATCAACAAGTGTCAATTGTAGacgaaatcaaaattttaaaCGACACAGGTGCATCTCTTATACATTTGAAGACATCAATCAATATGACGCGTCATGTACAAGCACTGTTCCTTGAGAAAAa AATTTACCCACCAAATACTAAGGACAATTGTATGGCAGTCGGTACGGATAACGAATTAACAATTCATTCCGTATTTTTGAGACCAGTTGTGAAAAACTGTCGAAAGTGTCATCGTTGTTTCGTGAATGCTGTGAGCAATCTTTGTACA ACAAATAATACGTCAAACGATTGGAATGGAGTTATATTTTGTCACGGAGGCAAAGGCTGGTATCCATCGGCAGTgtttcatgaaaaaaatgCACCTTGCAGTTTTCAACGAGTGCAAGTTTTAACAAGcattgattatttaaatgcATATCTTACTCAAGCAATGG AGGATAAAATACAGCCATATAAAGAGCCTACATGCGACGGTGTTCGTTGTAAAATTGGCCAATGTATTCCTTATGATCGAGTTTGCGACGGAGTCCCAGACTGTCGAGATGGTTTCGATgagaacataaaaaattgtttaaaattaaaggaaCTCCGTCAGAAAAACATAAAGCCTATTA AATGTTCTCAATCCCAGTTACGTTGTGAAAATGGCGAGTGCGTATCAAAAAGTGTATTTTGCGATGGAAAGTTCGATTGCACTGATAAAAGCGACGAAATGGCCAATTGCAATTGCGCGAATTACTTGAGATTGACTGCACCGGGACGTCTTTGTAATGGTAAACGAAATTGTTTGGATAAATCGGATGAATCGCCAATGATGTGTCTCTGCAAAGATGACAATTTCAGATGTGCCGG AATCAATGGTACTGAAATATGTATTCCACAAGAATTCGTATgcgacgaagaaaatgattgTCCAGGTGGTGAAGATGAAgcagaatgtaaaaaaatacaagaatttCATAAGGATAC gACCAATATCGGAGAATTAATCCAGAGAAGTTTTGGTATTTGGCATTCGGTATGTTTTCCGAATCCAATAAACACAAACGACGATGCATCGGAGATCTGTAAATCATTAGGTTACGTTTCCGGTAAATTATCGAACAAACAAAATGATACCGGTGCAATGGTGCCAgttttcgacgatttttatatagtcAGAGTAAATTACAAAACATGGTTAACAATGAGAGACGATAAACCAATGGTAAAATTGACGAAGCCATGGATACCTTGTTATCGTGCATTCATTGTTTgtaattcaaaataa